Proteins from a genomic interval of Trichoderma breve strain T069 chromosome 2, whole genome shotgun sequence:
- a CDS encoding frequency clock protein domain-containing protein, protein MQPAEDRPHEPPLSSTGHPLPRRSSPENSITLRHHQLAHDNSLLKANRGPGPPDQGNQDASSPRRASSGESHETGQSDAKKWFNQSNQNPTATFDSNAMDVDPPFFQKESDSSNEDKPYQFQPALPRLQSKARSSSADDYRSVIDDLTVEIQKLKEELKRYRQHGPDMLRKDKLFEIKIHGLPKRKKRELEATLRDFTASLGDSPDTSSSQRSKSQSKHASSSSGSHTRPVDSAYASMSTGAGSSGTSLNRPQGGSRFKTNDQKVENYLREIPEGLYPRFVAMTEKEKKKLVVRRLEQIFTGKIGAQAISGNPSPQRSSLEHQSGHTGKKSRSQDMGSASNSNEDQTESGGNGNSSGNGNGNGSGTNTSPPMPPPPEQRPTRPRDLDPDRVQIPSENMEYIRHLGLVPPELLSNPPERSTDDVRPDEDGWVYLNLLCNMAQLHIMNVTPDFVRNAVVDLSAKFQLSPDGRKIRWRGGTDGTKFSSDSSGDHSQRSPETDDTDTKADHHKRQKTGHSTGDSGSSGNNLSKFGPQVSASSESFHYKPLFLHQQSPHEQSSMEDGTLSSFGPIEESNADSRWGQSGSGASNRRKRRRDGAIIYYSGAPFCTDLSGDPGDISPTTYMLSSGRERLDPQVQFVRPIPYRSGSGSSMTRRPLSDANLDLGSVPKLDVSDGVSMPELVTDSGDESSDISMEFPWSDAQQILEVRPLEPCGLGGVLPEDHFMVVVTTRRSKLDAYVGQSSVGQPKLSEETTDHIINRLATMSTSSPRLSVRRLPKMDDLSKVKIEYLSGRIKRLNPVPLPPPAIFFPPFSTGSWSEDEFGSDGDDEFNSSEGLMSRRANPHESDDYPDGVDLSSGDEDGEEPDDDIDMTRNEGRDNSLDDISQQGLGRVPLGSRGSTEAVPGTIRGRSKSASAEAVLRAGGSSAATAGGIESDYSSSSKKSG, encoded by the exons ATGCAGCCAGCAGAGGATAGACCTCACGAACCACCCCTATCATCAACCGGCCACCCTCTCCCCCGACGATCTTCACCAGAAAACTCCATCACGCTGCGACACCACCAACTCGCTCACGATAACTCCCTGTTGAAGGCAAACCGCGGCCCAGGTCCGCCGGATCAAGGCAACCAAGATGCATCATCGCCTCGTCGAGCTTCATCGGGGGAGAGTCACGAAACTGGCCAGAGTGATGCCAAGAAGTGGTTCAACCAGTCCAACCAAAATCCAACGGCTACCTTTGATAGCAATGCCATGGATG TTGACCCACCATTCTTTCAAAAAGAATCAGACTCCTCCAACGAAGACAAGCCGTATCAATTTCAACCAGCCTTGCCTCGACTCCAGTCCAAAGCCCGTAGCAGCAGTGCTGATGACTACCGAAGCGTCATCGACGATCTCACCGTAGAGATCCAAAAGTTGAAGGAAGAGTTGAAGCGCTACAGGCAGCACGGTCCTGATATGCTTCGGAAAGATAAACTGTTTGAAATCAAGATACATGGGTTgccgaagaggaaaaaacGTGAACTGGAGGCCACGCTTCGAGACTTTACAGCGAGTTTGGGTGACTCGCCCGATACCTCTTCGTCTCAGC GCTCAAAGTCACAGTCGAAGCAtgcttcgtcgtcctctGGATCGCATACACGACCAGTTGACTCGGCCTACGCGTCCATGTCGACTGGTGCCGGCTCGTCTGGGACTTCGTTAAATAGACCTCAAGGAGGCTCGAGGTTCAAGACGAACGACCAGAAAGTAGAGAACTATTTGCGCGAGATCCCCGAGGGTCTGTATCCCCGTTTTGTCGCCATGaccgaaaaagaaaagaagaaactaGTCGTCCGTCGTCTTGAGCAAATATTTACGGGGAAAATCGGAG CACAGGCAATATCGGGCAATCCCTCTCCCCAGCGGTCATCTCTG GAACATCAATCCGGACATACGGGGAAAAAGAGCAGATCCCAAGACATGGGCTCAGCGTCCAACTCTAACGAAGATCAAACCGAATCAGGGGGCAACGgcaacagcagcggcaacggcaacggcaatggTTCAGGGACCAATACGTCGCCGCCtatgccgccgcctcccgAGCAGCGACCCACGAGGCCTAGGGATCTCGATCCTGATCGAGTCCAGATCCCTTCTGAGAACATGGAGTATATAAGGCATTTAGGCCTTGTCCCTCCAGAGCTACTCTCAAACCCTCCAGAACGGTCAACCGACGACGTTCGTCCTGACGAGGATGGTTGGGTGTATTTGAATCTCCTCTGCAACATGGCGCAATTGCACATCATGAATGTCACCCCGGACTTTGTACGAAATGCCGTTGTGGATCTGAGCGCAAAGTTTCAGCTCTCGCCAGATGGCCGAAAAATAAGATGGCGCGGTGGTACAGACGGCACCAAATTCAGTAGCGATAGTTCAGGCGACCATTCGCAGCGGAGTCCAGAAACGGATGACACAGATACAAAAGCTGACCACCACAAGAGACAGAAGACCGGTCACTCAACTGGAGATTCTGGGAGCTCAGGCAATAACTTATCCAAATTTGGACCACAAGTTTCGGCATCATCCGAGAGCTTCCACTACAAACCTCTGTTCCTTCATCAGCAGTCGCCCCACGAGCAATCGTCGATGGAGGATGGTACACTGTCGTCTTTCGGTCCCATCGAGGAGAGTAATGCAGACTCGCGGTGGGGCCAGAGCGGCTCTGGCGCCTCAAATCGTCGTAAACGTCGTCGCGATGGTGCCATCATCTACTATAGTGGTGCTCCGTTTTGCACCGACTTATCTGGAGATCCAGGAGATATATCGCCAACAACGTACATGCTATCGAGTGGAAGGGAGCGGTTGGATCCTCAGGTGCAGTTTGTCCGGCCGATACCCTATCGATCGGGATCAGGATCTTCGATGACCAGGCGGCCGTTGAGTGATGCTAATCTTGACCTTGGTTCCGTACCCAAGTTGGACGTCAGCGATGGGGTTAGCATGCCCGAGTTGGTAACCGACTCAGGGGATGAATCCAGTGACATCAGCATGGAGTTTCCTTGGAGTGATGCACAACAAATACTTGAAGTTCGCCCCCTTGAACCATGTGGTCTAGGTGGTGTCCTACCAGAGGATCACTTCATGGTGGTGGTTACAACCAGGCGATCGAAGCTTGATGCATATGTCGGTCAGAGCAGTGTGGGTCAGCCTAAGTTGTCTGAAGAAACGACAGATCACATCATCAATCGGCTAGCCACAATGTCAACTTCGTCGCCTCGCTTGTCTGTCCGTCGACTGCCGAAGATGGATGATCTGTCGAAAGTCAAGATTGAATACCTTTCGGGCCGCATCAAGCGCCTGAATCCAGTACCGCTTCCTCCGCCTGCCATATTTTTCCCACCTTTTAGTACAGGATCGTGGTCGGAGGACGAATTTGGAtccgatggagatgatgaattcAATTCTTCAGAAGGGCTTATGAGCCGACGAGCAAACCCGCATGAGTCAGATGATTATCCCGACGGTGTAGACTTGAgcagcggcgatgaagatggagaagagcccGATGACGATATTGACATGACGAGGAATGAGGGGCGAGATAACAGCTTGGATGACATTTCACAGCAGGGACTTGGTCGGGTCCCACTCGGATCACGGGGTAGCACCGAGGCAGTCCCAGGAACTATtcgtggaagaagcaaaagcgCTAGCGCCGAGGCAGTTCTCCGCGCGGGAGGCAGTTCTGCAGCCACTGCAGGAGGCATCGAGAGCGATtatagcagcagctccaagaaGAGCGGCTGA
- a CDS encoding prenylcysteine lyase domain-containing protein: protein MRLPLGSAFAAWLALGGEVVASKEEAQSNGVRNIAIIGAGAAGSSAAYHLRQYADEADVKINITIFEKTGRIGGRTLTVSAFDDPLQPIELGASIFVSVNHIMYNGTKNFNLSIGANYRTASSQDDITAIWDGDSFVYETTDGTSWWWDAGKLWWRYGMSPYRAVNLVKEVVGKFLKLYEQPYFPFRSLTARAYELDLVKITAVTGEQFLAQHKIDEAFSRHIIQAATRVNYASNLAYLHGLEAMVSFATDGAMSVNGGNWRIFDQMVKTSGAAVYHDTAVSSISFAKAKTSSSAPRYEISTRSAEADPEVVGTIFDDVIIASPWQFSNIEAGEGVIKHHIEEIPYTKLHVTLFASPFKLHPDFFKLPPGSKAPSNVYTTLAEGEEPKEGAEGVGKTGFYSVSTLRAAVNPKTNKTEFVYKIFSPKPVPDTFTAPTEEDRGGDGQNSGVDPISWYYPHWFYSYPIELPRVTFQDPILGSGLYYTSGIESFISTMETSALMGMNVARLIVDDAAGISRAAVPGSVSEEDLGMHEVKVDLVVEEPGEL from the exons ATGCGGCTGCCATTGGGTTCTGCCTTTGCGGCCTGGCTCGCGCTCGGCGGCGAGGTTGTGGCCTCCAAAGAAGAGGCTCAATCAAACGGAGTTAGAAACATTGCAATTATTG gagctggagctgccggGTCTTCGGCTGCGTACCATTTGCGACAATATgcagatgaagcagatgtcaaaatcaacatcaccatctttgAGAAAACGGGACGGATTGGCGGCCGGACGCTGACCGTCAGCGCATTTGATGATCCACTGCAACCCATTGAGCTTGGCGCTTCAATTTTCGTGAGCGTCAACCACATCATGTACAATGGCACCAAGAATTTCAACCTGTCCATCGGCGCCAATTACCGCACGGCCAGTAGCCAGGACGATATCACTGCCATTTGGGATGGCGACAGCTTCGTCTACGAGACTACGGATGGCACGTCCTGGTGGTGGGATGCGGGCAAGCTCTGGTGGCGCTACGGCATGAGCCCGTACCGAGCTGTCAACCTGGTCAAGGAAGTGGTTGGCAAGTTCCTCAAGTTGTATGAGCAGCCGTATTTCCCATTTCGATCGCTGACGGCCAGGGCGTACGAGCTGGATCTGGTGAAGATTACAGCGGTGACGGGGGAGCAATTTCTCGCCCAGCATAAG ATTGATGAGGCGTTTTCGAGACACATTATTCAGGCGGCCACGAGGGTCAACTATGCTTCCAACCTGGCATATCTTCATGGACTAGAAGCCATG GTCTCGTTTGCCACAGATGGCGCCATGTCTGTGAATGGTGGCAACTGGCGTATTTTTGACCAAATGGTCAAGACCAGCGGTGCTGCGGTTTACCATGATACCGCCGTCTCTTCCATTAGCTTTGCCAAAGCCaagacttcatcttcagccccCAGATATGAGATTTCGACACGATCAGCCGAGGCCGATCCAGAAGTTGTTGGTACAATATTCGATGATGTGATCATCGCCTCCCCTTGGCAGTTCagcaacattgaagctgGCGAGGGCGTTATCAAGCATCACATTGAGGAAATCCCTTACACCAAGCTTCACGTCACGCTGTTTGCCTCTCCGTTTAAACTACACCCagacttcttcaagctcccACCCGGATCCAAGGCACCAAGCAACGTCTACACAACTCttgccgagggcgaggaaCCGAAAGAGGGCGCTGAAGGCGTTGGTAAGACAGGTTTCTACTCAGTCAGCACACTCAGGGCGGCCGTCAACCCAAAGACGAACAAGACCGAGTTTGTGTACAAGATATTTTCGCCCAAGCCC GTTCCAGACACGTTTACGGCTCCGACGGAGGAGGACCGGGGCGGAGACGGTCAGAACAGCGGTGTGGACCCGATCTCGTGGTATTACCCGCACTGGTTTTACTCCTACCCGATTGAGCTTCCAAGGGTGACATTCCAGGACCCTATCCTGGGCAGCGGGCTCTACTACACATCTGGTATTGAGAGCTTCATCTCAACGATGGAGACGAGCGCCCTGATGGGGATGAATGTGGCGAGGCTCATTGTGGATGATGCAGCGGGCATTTCTCGGGCCGCAGTTCCCGGTTCTGTGAGCGAGGAAGACTTGGGGATGCACGAGGTCAAGGTAGACTTAGTTGTTGAGGAGCCCGGTGAGCTGTAA